Proteins found in one Paenibacillus sp. genomic segment:
- a CDS encoding imm11 family protein, protein MKYYKLMTDFSSNEDVVCTIADLQGIQKFDVLKGKPAVHWNENVTFEYNAADGSVLTDYLANDMGWFLVSEAFKTAIQQTAEGQVEFLPVKLVETQTRQTVIYYVVNVTKVVDALDLDHSDHTFFEANNIRVLSVKKYTLLEGAIGDANIFKLLGDEIPVFVSESVRNRIEESKLTGCKFLEVGIHR, encoded by the coding sequence GTGAAGTATTATAAATTAATGACGGACTTTTCATCGAACGAGGATGTCGTTTGTACCATTGCCGATTTACAAGGCATTCAAAAGTTTGACGTGCTTAAAGGGAAGCCCGCGGTTCATTGGAACGAGAATGTGACCTTTGAGTACAATGCAGCGGATGGGTCGGTATTGACGGATTACCTCGCCAACGATATGGGATGGTTTCTCGTTTCCGAGGCATTTAAGACGGCCATCCAACAGACGGCTGAAGGACAGGTCGAATTTTTGCCCGTAAAACTTGTGGAAACTCAGACCCGGCAAACCGTGATCTATTATGTCGTTAATGTAACGAAAGTAGTAGATGCGCTGGACTTGGACCATTCTGATCATACCTTCTTCGAAGCCAATAATATCAGAGTGTTGTCTGTGAAAAAGTATACGCTGCTTGAGGGAGCCATCGGGGATGCGAACATATTCAAATTATTAGGAGATGAAATTCCGGTCTTCGTATCCGAATCGGTCAGGAACAGAATAGAAGAATCCAAATTAACGGGATGCAAGTTTTTGGAAGTGGGAATCCACAGATAG